The following coding sequences lie in one Pelobacter seleniigenes DSM 18267 genomic window:
- the rpmI gene encoding 50S ribosomal protein L35 — MPKIKTNRGAAKRFRKTGSGKIRRNKAFTSHILTKKTTKRKRELRQGALVAKADARNMAQLIPYL; from the coding sequence CGTGGTGCGGCTAAGCGTTTTCGCAAGACTGGCAGCGGTAAAATCCGTCGGAACAAGGCCTTTACCAGCCACATTCTGACCAAGAAGACCACCAAGCGTAAGCGTGAATTGCGTCAAGGGGCTCTCGTTGCCAAGGCTGATGCCCGCAACATGGCTCAATTGATTCCTTACCTGTAA